One window of the Natronomonas marina genome contains the following:
- a CDS encoding Hsp20/alpha crystallin family protein, giving the protein MSVRTNPFEELERLFDRMSHQFEDSTRMWEPEGPFRRWTSEFDEMAVDLVDHDEEFVVTVDLPGFERDDVEIQVTDHTLRIEAEHEEATAEEEEQYLRRERRRESMRRSIRLPGDVDKEGVNARMKNGVLTVTLPKLEVEEARNIEIE; this is encoded by the coding sequence ATGAGCGTACGAACGAACCCCTTCGAGGAGTTGGAACGCCTGTTCGACCGCATGAGCCACCAGTTCGAGGACTCGACCCGAATGTGGGAGCCGGAAGGACCCTTCCGCAGATGGACGTCCGAGTTCGACGAGATGGCGGTCGACCTCGTCGACCACGACGAAGAGTTCGTCGTGACGGTCGATCTACCGGGGTTCGAGCGGGACGACGTCGAGATTCAGGTCACGGACCACACGCTCCGCATCGAGGCCGAACACGAGGAGGCCACCGCGGAAGAAGAAGAACAGTACCTGCGACGGGAGCGCCGACGCGAGTCGATGCGCCGGTCGATCCGGCTCCCCGGCGACGTCGACAAGGAAGGCGTGAACGCCCGCATGAAGAACGGCGTGTTGACAGTCACACTCCCGAAACTCGAGGTCGAAGAGGCCCGCAACATCGAAATCGAGTAG
- a CDS encoding DUF7501 family protein — MPSHSHPPRDSPEWDRPDFCPFCGTGLSDGGAGFIDHLEDAPACEERFEIWRERVTEDIGGEWGG; from the coding sequence ATGCCCAGTCATTCGCATCCACCGCGGGATTCGCCGGAGTGGGACCGTCCGGATTTCTGTCCGTTCTGCGGAACCGGGCTGTCCGACGGCGGCGCCGGATTCATCGACCACCTCGAGGACGCCCCGGCCTGCGAGGAGCGTTTCGAGATCTGGCGCGAACGGGTCACGGAGGACATCGGCGGCGAGTGGGGCGGATAG
- a CDS encoding sodium:calcium antiporter yields the protein MLVEIGGFLAGLTLLLVGADRTVDAAAEVALYYGVSTFFIGVTIVSVGTSIPEMTTSVYGALYGAGDLLVGNIVGSETAQITLAIGIVALVSRIETERRNVLVYGGAMILAMIIMILVLEDGEIIRSEGFLMMLAYVAFVHDLYSHEGGEEVVTEVVEARTPPRAALPWILAGIVLIVVGGHLMVTNGIAVARLVGLPEFLVGLLTGLGTTAPEIAVAGLAAKRGDAGISVGSLLGSNITDPVFSLGIGALVADVAVADPRTVFVSTGYMLAVSLAVLGLMYWRRGIDRRGAVLCVLLYLPSFFLL from the coding sequence TGGTCGGTGCCGACCGGACCGTCGACGCCGCCGCGGAGGTGGCGCTCTACTACGGCGTCTCCACCTTCTTCATCGGCGTCACGATCGTCTCGGTCGGGACCTCGATTCCCGAGATGACCACCTCGGTCTACGGCGCTCTCTACGGCGCCGGCGATCTCCTGGTCGGGAACATCGTCGGCTCCGAGACCGCCCAGATTACGCTCGCCATCGGCATCGTCGCGCTCGTCTCCCGTATCGAGACCGAACGGCGGAACGTCCTCGTCTACGGCGGTGCGATGATCCTCGCCATGATCATCATGATACTCGTCCTCGAGGACGGCGAGATCATTCGCTCGGAGGGGTTCCTCATGATGCTCGCCTACGTCGCGTTCGTCCACGATCTCTACTCGCACGAGGGGGGCGAGGAGGTGGTCACCGAGGTGGTCGAAGCGCGGACGCCTCCCCGGGCGGCGCTCCCCTGGATCCTCGCGGGGATCGTGTTGATCGTCGTCGGCGGACATCTCATGGTGACCAACGGCATCGCTGTGGCCCGCCTCGTCGGCCTCCCGGAGTTCCTCGTCGGTCTCCTGACCGGACTCGGCACGACCGCTCCCGAGATCGCCGTCGCCGGTCTCGCGGCCAAGCGGGGCGACGCCGGCATCTCGGTCGGGTCGCTGCTCGGGAGCAACATCACCGACCCGGTCTTCTCGCTCGGCATCGGTGCGCTGGTCGCCGATGTCGCCGTCGCCGACCCGCGGACCGTCTTCGTCTCCACCGGCTACATGCTCGCCGTCTCGCTGGCCGTGCTCGGACTCATGTACTGGCGACGGGGTATCGACCGCCGCGGTGCGGTCCTCTGTGTCCTCCTCTATCTCCCCTCGTTTTTCCTTCTCTGA